A region of the Methyloprofundus sedimenti genome:
AAATCAAGAACCACCCGTAGAATAGAGTGGTTTGTCGAAATGTTGCGCCTGTCTGATGAATATTAAACAAATATCGGACTTACAATAAATGTTTAATGGCTTTCCGCTCTTCTTTTAATTCCAATGCAGATTCTTTGATACATGCTTTGCTAAAGGCATCTAATTCAAGGTCTTGTACAATTGATAATTCGCCAGCGCTTGAAACTTTGACCGGGAAAGAATAAAACAAGCCTTTTTCTACGCCATAACTGCCATCAGAGATGACCGCCATGCTGATCCAGTCACTCCAGCTACTGACTTCGGTACCAAAAACCCATGAGCGCATCTGGCAAATCGCTGCATTTGCGGCAGAGGCAGCACTCGATAAGCCCCCGCGTTCTTCAATAACGCTGGCGCCACGATTTTGTACTGTGGGAATAAATTCATCTTTAATCCAGGTTTGATCGACTAACGTTAAAGCTTCCAGACCTTTAACAGTTGCATGAGTCAAGTCGGGGTATTGCGTTTCGGAGTGATTTCCCCAAACAATAATATTTTTGACTTCTTTAGAACGTACACCACACTTTTTAGCTAATTGAAAGATTGCCCGGTTATGATCCAGCATACTCATGGCAGAAAAGCAGCTTGGGCTTAAATCGGGAGCATTCATTTGGGTAATCAAGGCATTGGTATTGGCCGGGTTTCCAGTAATTAACACCTTTACATGCTGATGTGCAACCTCATTCAGTGCCTTGCCTTGCTCTGCGAAAATAGCGGCATTACATTCCAGTAAATCTTTGCGCTTCATTCCTGGCCCGCGAGGCCTCGCGCCAACTAAAAAGGCATAATCCACGTCTTTGAATGCAACTTTCGCATCATCTGTCAGGATAACTTTTTGTAATAAAGGGTAGGCGCAGTCATTGAGTTCCATCTGTACGCCGTGTAGACGATGTAAAGCGGGCGTTATTTCTAGTAGTCTCAATACAATGGGTTGATCCAGGCCAAATAATTCGCCTGATGCCAAACGAAATAGCAATGAATAACTAATTTGTCCTGCAGCTCCGGTAACCGCTATATCAATGGGTGTTTTCATTTATCATCCTTCCTTATAGTTATTATAATTATATGAGGTTGTTCTAGTTAACTATCGGCAGCATTATATCTACGCGACTAAACAGGATTTACTTTTTTTATACGTTATAATAACGCGAATTTATATTCGTTTAAACGCATAATTGTTCTAAAACTTTTACACTGACTAATGAAGAAGCTGCTTTTCCAATTTGATACCGATAATTACCCTTCTGTTTTTGACACTGTCGTTGCTTATGATGGCGGTGCTGATCATGTGATTGGCCATGCTAAACTGACTGCTGATAATGTCAGATCTTTGGTAGAGGGCGCTATCTTTACGCGTCCTCCTAAAGAGAAAAAAAATACCGCAATTTTTGTTGGTGGTAGTGATATGGCTGCAGGTCAGGCTTTATTTAATGCAGTACAATCCTATTTTTTTTCCGGCTTCCAGGTTTCTGTGATGCTGGACAGTAATGGCAGTAATACAACGGCTGCGGCCGCAGTAGCCAAATTAGCAACTAGTGGCACTTTAATAGGCAAAAAAGCGGTGATTCTTGCCGGTACAGGTCCGGTTGGTCAGCGCGCTGCGGTTATGCTGGCATATGAAGGCGCAGACGTGACTATCGTATCGCGTAATAAATTAAATGCTGAACAAGCTTGCCTTGCCATGAAGCAACGCTTTAATGTTAATTTAAGCGCTGTCGGAGCAGCTGATAGCGACGCTCGAGGTGACGCCATAAAGCATGCCAATATAGTCCTGGCAACCGGTGCGGCTGGTATTGAGCTATTAAATACAGAGCATTGGCAAAATAACACAAATCTTGAAATGCTGGCCGATGCTAATGCCACACCACCAGCAGGTATAGGTGGTACAGATATGATGGATAAAGGTATTGAGCGGCACGGGAAAATAGTCTGGGGAGCCATTGGCTTTGGTGCTTTAAAGCTTGCTTTGCATCGTGCTTGTATTGCCCGGTTGTTTGAGGATAATAAGCAGGTATTAGATGCAGAATTAATTTATAAATTAGCCAAAGAAATGGCTTGATCCAGTATTAAAATTATGCCAAAAATTGATCAATTACGTCTCGATGCTGAGCAGATTTTTCTGTCAGGAATTAGTGCTGCAGATCCTTACCTGGCTGTAAAACGCTGTTTACATAGTGATGCGCAACAGCTGCAAATATCATTAGATATGAATAGTAGTGGTAATAAGCGCAATGGTGCATGGCAAAAAATTCATCTGATTGCTTTTGGCAAAGCCGCCTGTACTATGGTCAAAGCAGCACAAGAAGTGATTCCAGCACATTTATTAGCAGGGCCTGGCATAGCCGTTTGTAATTATGAAAATATAACAGCTATTGATAATATCGATGTGATTGGGGCGAGTCACCCATTGCCTGATCAGGCGGGATTCTCGGGAGCACTGCGCATAGCAGAAATTGCGCAACAAGCCCATGCTGGTGAGCTGGTTCTGGTTTTGGTTTCAGGGGGAGGTTCGGCATTGATCCCTTATCCTGCAGAGGGCATTAGTCTGGAGCAAAAAATAGCCACTACTAATTTGTTACTCGCTTCCGGTGCAAGTATTAATGATGTCAATTGCGTACGCAAGCATTTATCCCGCCTTAAAGGAGGAGGGCTTGCGAAAATGGCCGCTCCTGCAGATTTACATGCGCTTATTTTATCTGATGTGTTGGGTGATGAACTCAGTGCGATAGCCAGTGGACCCACTGTCGCCGATAGCACGACATTTAGTGATGCGATAAAAGTTTTTACTGATAAGCAGCTTTGGGATAAAGTGCCAGTTTCTGTACAAAATCACCTGAAGCAAGGCGAGCAAGGATTTATCGACGAAACACCGAAAGCTGATGCCCAACTATTTAAGCATACAGCTTATACACTGGTTGGCAGTAATGCTATTAGCGTGCATGCGATTATGCACGCAGCGGAAAGTTTAAATTATCAGCTGCATTTATACAGTGATCAATTGACCGGCGAAGCTACAAAAGTGGCTGAAGATCTGGTGCAATATGCACAGGCTTTGCTCGCGCAAGGCATTAATAAACCGTGCGCTATTTTAGCGGGTGGAGAAACGACCGTCACTTTGCACGGCACCGGCTTAGGTGGGCGCAATCAGGAAATGGCGCTGGCATTTGCACTGGCAGCTGAACAGCAGCAGTTTCAAGCAGACTGGGTTTTTTTAAGCGGTGGAACAGACGGCCGAGACGGTCCAACCGATGCTGCTGGCGGCATAGTAGATAGCCAGACAATTTCACGCTGGCATAATGCAGCCATTGAAGCAGAGCAATATTTAGCCAATAATGATTCTTATCATGCCTTACAGATATCCAAGGATTTGCTGATCACAGGCGCAACGGGTACTAATGTAGCCGACTTACAAATTTTGCTAATCCAACCAAAATCATAAATATCTCAACCAGGAGACCATAAATGTATAAAAAATCTATGTCCATAGAAGGCTTTGATGATGAAATTTTTCAAGCTATAGCTGAAGAGCATCAACGTCAGGAAGATCACATAGAGCTTATTGCATCAGAAAACTACACTAGCCCACGTGTGCTAGAAGCACTAGGTT
Encoded here:
- a CDS encoding NADP-dependent methylenetetrahydromethanopterin/methylenetetrahydrofolate dehydrogenase: MKKLLFQFDTDNYPSVFDTVVAYDGGADHVIGHAKLTADNVRSLVEGAIFTRPPKEKKNTAIFVGGSDMAAGQALFNAVQSYFFSGFQVSVMLDSNGSNTTAAAAVAKLATSGTLIGKKAVILAGTGPVGQRAAVMLAYEGADVTIVSRNKLNAEQACLAMKQRFNVNLSAVGAADSDARGDAIKHANIVLATGAAGIELLNTEHWQNNTNLEMLADANATPPAGIGGTDMMDKGIERHGKIVWGAIGFGALKLALHRACIARLFEDNKQVLDAELIYKLAKEMA
- a CDS encoding glycerate kinase type-2 family protein, translated to MPKIDQLRLDAEQIFLSGISAADPYLAVKRCLHSDAQQLQISLDMNSSGNKRNGAWQKIHLIAFGKAACTMVKAAQEVIPAHLLAGPGIAVCNYENITAIDNIDVIGASHPLPDQAGFSGALRIAEIAQQAHAGELVLVLVSGGGSALIPYPAEGISLEQKIATTNLLLASGASINDVNCVRKHLSRLKGGGLAKMAAPADLHALILSDVLGDELSAIASGPTVADSTTFSDAIKVFTDKQLWDKVPVSVQNHLKQGEQGFIDETPKADAQLFKHTAYTLVGSNAISVHAIMHAAESLNYQLHLYSDQLTGEATKVAEDLVQYAQALLAQGINKPCAILAGGETTVTLHGTGLGGRNQEMALAFALAAEQQQFQADWVFLSGGTDGRDGPTDAAGGIVDSQTISRWHNAAIEAEQYLANNDSYHALQISKDLLITGATGTNVADLQILLIQPKS
- a CDS encoding malate dehydrogenase, whose amino-acid sequence is MKTPIDIAVTGAAGQISYSLLFRLASGELFGLDQPIVLRLLEITPALHRLHGVQMELNDCAYPLLQKVILTDDAKVAFKDVDYAFLVGARPRGPGMKRKDLLECNAAIFAEQGKALNEVAHQHVKVLITGNPANTNALITQMNAPDLSPSCFSAMSMLDHNRAIFQLAKKCGVRSKEVKNIIVWGNHSETQYPDLTHATVKGLEALTLVDQTWIKDEFIPTVQNRGASVIEERGGLSSAASAANAAICQMRSWVFGTEVSSWSDWISMAVISDGSYGVEKGLFYSFPVKVSSAGELSIVQDLELDAFSKACIKESALELKEERKAIKHLL